The sequence GAGAGATGTTCAGTGATCATAGCTCAATGTATATGTGATGTTGACATAACGGTTGCATTGTCTACACGCATATACTCACTctactatacttttttttttttgaaacattgCCCTAATAAGCTAAAGCTAAggctaaaatttattttttaaaaacttaattttgaagttgatttaagatattttcaatattgtttttttttcagtattgACTTTTAAGTTACTGAGAACGCATCTATGAaatttttacctataaattaactTTTAATACTATCTAATAAGCCATGACAAGATAGACAACCGATAAGATTGCTATACTTTAGAATGAGAAGGTTTGGCCTTCTCTAAAAAACGGTTAATCCATCAACGAACTGTCTCACCAGCTCAACATATATACTCCGAACAGGGGAAGATTATTGCCTTATCTTTTGGcccgaatatatatatacatgaaaacGGAAAGCAAACCAACCACCTAAAGTCATAAACATCAACTCGTCCAATGATCCAATGGATTAACCACTAATTAAGATGAGATGGCGAGAGGGGCAATCATTATTCAGTGGTACCAGTTCACCTCCCACTCTCTAATCCCTAATGCATGGGGCTCATGATCATGCTCATATCGCTCGTATATGCAAGGATGATCATTTCACATCTCCTCGATGTGGATTCTTTTGAGTAATATATCTCCCTATTtcccccgaaaaaaaaaagatgatcatATGACAATCAACTGCTGCAATCAATAATGCTAGCTTCGGAAAAATGGAAACAAACAGTAATTAAATACTCCTTCTGATCACAACAACATAACATCATGCAGAAAATTTCTTAGGGCTGCTTGTTCATTACTTTGTTACCAAAATCAACCTTACCGAAATTTGGTAATGTCAAAATTTAGCACTTttgaagttaccaaaatttgatagtgTTGGTTGTGTTTGGTATGAAACCTTACCATTGAGAGAGATTTAGTGAGAGGAAACTTCTAGaattaccaatatttggtagGGTAAATGGTAACGTTATGTTTAGTTTTTGACTATACCAAAATATGCTAACGCCAAAACTAACttgtaaggttgaaaatggtaggaAAGTGAAAATGCCCTTAGCCATAACTTTATTAAAACTTTGAACACCAAgatctttttaaatattttgatttgaTATATGAACATAATGTGCCTCAAGAAAATACTCTGGTAATGCAAGCTTTTATCAGGTTTGACAAATATAGTATGATATAAATTTATAGCCAAAGTTGCATTTAGaccatgtcaatttttttttaaaaaaaataggttcAAAAAGAGAACGTCAATATTTGTAGGAAGAGTTTTTCACCTATCCTTGAAGAGATATATACTTTCTCACAGTTTAAGAGGTAAAAACTGTACTAGAACTGattagaaaatatttaataaatgtGTAGTCAAGTGGTAATGTAAAGGGTGGGTGAAGTAAAGCATACCCTTGGATTCCACTTCCCCACATACCCAAGTTTCTACTGGACAAAATAATTGAGCAAGAGTATCTATATACTGTAGTCACAAACATGTACTGTACTCCAGTACACTTGTATCTACAGGGTACTGGACTGATGGAAATGGTGAGGTGTCAACAAGGTTGACCTGACCTTAGGGTTCAATCCAGTCCAGCCACCTGAAAAACCCTGAAAGTCTAGTCTGAAAACAGGGATGGATTGATCCAATGATCCCCTCCATCCATCCGTTTGACCGTATGCGAAGACATATGCATgggcaatatatatatgcaatcagGCATCCGATGGTAGTCACCAAATAAAATGCTACTGTATGGCATTGGCAACCAACCTGGAGTAGTGGTAccctttttcttaattattgATTAACAGGCGACTGCTCCAACAGCCTGCAGCTGGCTCCACCTCATTAGCACTCTCCATGGACACAGTCTGACAGCTGGGCCCACTCATTGTTAGTTGCTCATAGTACATGCTAACATGTGTTCTTCTAGAGGTAAATCAGTTGTAGTATAATCCATTTAGGGCTTGTGAGTTAATCCCCTAGTCTAGCAGTAATAAGATGAATTCGGTACACTATGTAGAGGTAGTGGGTAGGTAATGGTTGCTTTGATTACTGTTGGCGTACTGGTAGTAGGGGAGTAGTCTGTATTTTAAAGTTTGAAAGATGAGTAGTTTTGCAGTGATGAAATGAAAAGGGGGAAGGGAAGTGTAACATAGCAATACCACTGGAGTAACATGGGTGGACAGCAGAGTAGTTGGTGTGCTGGAAAGGCCATGCCATGCATGATATGATGCTGACAGTCAGGCAGGCCTCTACATGTGACAAGGCTTCAATGAATTGAAATGAAATTTAAGTatgctttgctgctgctgctctttcTTCTCTCTGCATTCCATTTCATTACTGCCTCTAACAGCATTATCATATATGcaaggtaattaattaaaaattgtTACTCCATGTACTGTAATCCTACTGTATAATTCTTCCAGTTTACTACTGTACTACACATGCCATTATAAGTGTAAGTaggtaggagtaggagtagtgTGCCGTGAGTTTATCCACGACAATTACTGTGGTACTCTAGGTGGTGTGCAGGAGTAGTAAAAGATTGTCATGAGATGCGAATGTGAATGAATGAGCAGAGTGTCCTAATCACAtggagaagatgaagaagatcaGAAAAGCCAgcagggaaaaagaaaagaaaaaaaaagaagagaagaggagagaagaaaaggcaGGAATTGCTTTGCTGGCAGGGTGATGTGCCAATGGTTTCTTTCTCTTTAAAAAGCTTTTAGCCGAGGTGGATGCATAGGCCATGGCACCCTACGCACTAGGAGACCACCAATACTAGGGTAGGGTGGCCTGCGTGTGCGtgccaaggaggaggaggagtgcaCAGCACGGGCATCTTCTTCTTGTCCAGCTTGGGATCATCCATATCCAGCTATACTATACTACTCGATCCCTTccattctcttctcttctcttctcttcttctctcatgGTCATGGGACTCATGGAGATGGAGTAGTTTGGTTGGTTCGTTAAGGGACAGAGGGAGCTGGCATTTCTTTAATTTCTTGCTCTCCATTCTCATTCCCAATCCATCCCACCTTCCATCTACATTTCCTAAGTATATATACTCCATTCCATACATAGGAGTACTCCAGTAGATTGCCAAGGCCTTACTGCTGCTTCTGTTTCTTGCCACCAATGGCGGTGTCCTCGCCGGACAGGAGAAGGAATTGGCTCCGCGGACACCGAAAGGTTGTTTCTTGCCCCCTCTTTAATTCTTCATCCAATGTGTTATGTGCCACCAAAAAAGATGGCAATTTGGGCGGTTTTGCTCCCAATTTGGCTTTGGCTTCAGCAACTGATTTGTTGGTGCTGTGCATTGTGCAGCAGATCATCGGAGACTACCTCGCCGAGGCTCGGgctgctctcgccgccgccgccgccgcgccgctggaTGGGGAAGGTGGCGAGCACTcagcggccacggcggcgcttGGACTAGTGGAAGCGGTGCTAGAGATGTCGCCGCGCATGGAGGCCGCTCTCGAGCTCCGGGCGCGCTCTCTCCTCGCGCTCCGCCGctaccgcgccgtcgccgacatGCTCCGCGACTACATCCCCAGCTGCACCAAGCCCTGCTCCGCCGATgatacctcctcttcctcctcctcctcctcctcctcctcctcctcttgctcctccgcctcccgcacTGACCTTCTCTCGCCTGCCCGTGACCGCTTCgacgctgcctccgccgcctcccgcttcCTCTGCTGCTTCGACATTTCCGACCTCAAGCACCGCGTCCTCGCCGGCTTCTCCAAGAACACCAGCGCCGACACCCAGTGGAGGTACTTGGTCTTGGGCCAAGCTTGCTTCCACCTCGGATTAATGGAGGACGCCGCCGCACTGCTCCagaccggccgccgcctcgcctcggccGCGTTCCGACGGGAGAGCGTCTGCTGGTCGGAGGACAGCTTCTCGCCGTCCAACCTCACGGCCAACGCTATCTCCGCGCCGGCGAGTCGAAGAGCCTCCAAGTCCGGCGCGGCGGGAAGCGAGGCGGAGTCCGTGTCGCAGCTCCTCGCGCACGTCAAGCTCCTGctccgccggcgcgccgccgcggtggcggcgctggacgCGGACCTCCCCGCCGAGGCCGTGCGCCATTTCTCCAAGGTGCTCGACGCGCGCCGTGGCGTGCTCCCGCACCCGTTCGCGACCGCCTGCCTCGTCGGCCGCGCCGAGGCGCTCCGTTCCAGCGGGCGGGCagccgacgccatcgccgacTGCAACCGCGCGCTCGCGCTTGACCCGGCGTTCATCCCGGCGCTGCGCTCGCGCGCCGACCTTCTCGAGTCGGTAGGGGCGCTCAGCGACTGCCTCCGCGACCTGGAGCACCTCAAGCTCCTCTACGACGCGGCGCTCCGCGACGGCAAGCTGCCGGGGCCGACATGGCGGCCCCAGGGCGGCGTTCGCTTCAGTGAGATCGCCGGCGCGCACCGCGCGCTGACCCCACGCATCCAGCAGCTCCGCGGgcgcgtggccggcggcgaggcgtgcaGCGTGGACTACTACGCCCTCCTCGGTGTGCGCCGCGGTTGCACGCGGTCGGAGCTGGAGCGCGCGCACCTCCTCCTGACGCTGAAGCTCAGGCCCGACCGGTGCGCGTCGTTCGCCGAGAGGCTGGAGCTCGTGGACGAGCACCGCGACCTGGACGCCGTGCGCGACCAGGCGCGCATGTCGGCGCTGTCGCTGTACCGCATGCTGCAGAAGGGCTACTCGTTCATCATGTCCGTCGTGCAGGACGAGGAGGCCGCAGAGAGACAGAGGGccaaggacgccgccgccgccaccgccgcggcagcGTTGGCGCGCGAGCAAGAAGagaccgccgccgtgccggagaAGGCCAAGATCAGTAGTGTTAGTGTGCCTAGCACGAATGTTCAGGTTCAGGTAACTCAGGCAGCAGCAATGCCAACAgctgccatggcggcggcggcggcgatgggaagTCCGGTGTTCCAGGGCGTGTTCTGCCGCGACATGGCGGTGGTGGGGACCCTGCTGTCCCGTGGCGGGTTCGACCGGCCGATACCGGTGAAGTGCGAGGCGATGAGCTGCTGATGAATTGCTAGTGCTGCCAggacggaggaagaagaaggtggcGGGAAAACAGAGAGCAAGTTTGAAGCGAAGCGTTGGTTTGGTTCCAAATCTGGACAAGTTGTGTACAGCTCGAAATGGCGCTTTCCAGCGGGGAAAACGACCCAGAACAGAAGGCAGTTGTTGAAAAATTTTGGATTTGTCTCGTTTTGTTGTGTACTTGTAGAGTCTGTTAAGTATTGTAGCTCTAGTTTCCTTGTGAAATCTggtcccttctctctctctctctctctctctctctctccctgtaGATGTCCATGCACCATGCTAGGCTACCCTCTTGGTAATGCAAATTTTGTACAGATTTCAATTCAGAGTTATTTTATCAATCAAGATCCTGCACTggtatagtagtagtaggagtatatTTTACCTGCAGCCGCATACCTCCAACGAACTGAAGTCCGAAGGCGATGCTATTGCTATACAAGTTTCTTCATCCTCTGCTTGTACTATTACCAACAACAAATTCAGAATTCGGGGACGAGGAAAAAGCATCAGCAAATGCATGTGGATAAGTGTGGTGAAGGTGTGTGTGCCCATGCTCTGGTGACGGCGGATGATGCGAGAGATCAATATGggcacaagcagcagcagcagcagcagatctgGTGTCGTCGTCTCGGTCCGGTCGGTCCCATGGCTGCACAGCCAAAAGTCGCCCGTTTTCTGCTTTGCAGCCGCAGATAGAGCTGCAATCTAGCAGCTCGTGAGTGTGGGCTAGCTCATCTCAGCTGATCAGCTTGCTTCAAGTTTATCGATGGTGGCATATGGCAACTGAAGAATGGCTGGCATTCAGTCTCACACATGGCATAGTGGCACGCCATATTGTTTGTGAGAACTCATCATTCATGGTCCCTCTGGTCCCTGCTGAATGTAAAGGAAGAAATGGGAGTAACAATGGTAGTAACATCCTACTACAGCTTTTCTTAAAGCGAACAAATGTGGACATAATCCGATGACAAATCTGCTGGTGTGCAGAGAAATCCATGGGACTGTACACTCGTGCATGGCAAAATTTTCTACTCCTACAGTAATGTTCCTGCACTGCACAAAGGACGTTCTCCTTTTGAGACCAAGCTTTAATGAGATTGCCCTGCAATGCTGCATGGCCATGGCATGCCAGCTTTTGTTCTGATGAtccagctagcttagctactgATATCTAATCCAACCTGCCCATCTGAAAATTTCTATTTGCAATGCAAGCAAGCAAGCCGTTGTTTGCTCATCAGATCTGGATTGGAAAGAAGGAATTGGATCTGTCGTTGCACCACTTGATCGATGGTGTACTTGTTCATTCTCTGAataaagaggaagagaggttgCACCGCATGAACAGGGCATGACTCGCGTAAAGAATGACGTGAAAAGGAAGCCGAATTAGCTGTCCCTTAGC is a genomic window of Oryza glaberrima chromosome 7, OglaRS2, whole genome shotgun sequence containing:
- the LOC127778645 gene encoding uncharacterized protein LOC127778645 isoform X2 yields the protein MAVSSPDRRRNWLRGHRKIIGDYLAEARAALAAAAAAPLDGEGGEHSAATAALGLVEAVLEMSPRMEAALELRARSLLALRRYRAVADMLRDYIPSCTKPCSADDTSSSSSSSSSSSSSCSSASRTDLLSPARDRFDAASAASRFLCCFDISDLKHRVLAGFSKNTSADTQWRYLVLGQACFHLGLMEDAAALLQTGRRLASAAFRRESVCWSEDSFSPSNLTANAISAPASRRASKSGAAGSEAESVSQLLAHVKLLLRRRAAAVAALDADLPAEAVRHFSKVLDARRGVLPHPFATACLVGRAEALRSSGRAADAIADCNRALALDPAFIPALRSRADLLESVGALSDCLRDLEHLKLLYDAALRDGKLPGPTWRPQGGVRFSEIAGAHRALTPRIQQLRGRVAGGEACSVDYYALLGVRRGCTRSELERAHLLLTLKLRPDRCASFAERLELVDEHRDLDAVRDQARMSALSLYRMLQKGYSFIMSVVQDEEAAERQRAKDAAAATAAAALAREQEETAAVPEKAKISSVSVPSTNVQVQVTQAAAMPTAAMAAAAAMGSPVFQGVFCRDMAVVGTLLSRGGFDRPIPVKCEAMSC
- the LOC127778645 gene encoding uncharacterized protein LOC127778645 isoform X1 — encoded protein: MAVSSPDRRRNWLRGHRKQIIGDYLAEARAALAAAAAAPLDGEGGEHSAATAALGLVEAVLEMSPRMEAALELRARSLLALRRYRAVADMLRDYIPSCTKPCSADDTSSSSSSSSSSSSSCSSASRTDLLSPARDRFDAASAASRFLCCFDISDLKHRVLAGFSKNTSADTQWRYLVLGQACFHLGLMEDAAALLQTGRRLASAAFRRESVCWSEDSFSPSNLTANAISAPASRRASKSGAAGSEAESVSQLLAHVKLLLRRRAAAVAALDADLPAEAVRHFSKVLDARRGVLPHPFATACLVGRAEALRSSGRAADAIADCNRALALDPAFIPALRSRADLLESVGALSDCLRDLEHLKLLYDAALRDGKLPGPTWRPQGGVRFSEIAGAHRALTPRIQQLRGRVAGGEACSVDYYALLGVRRGCTRSELERAHLLLTLKLRPDRCASFAERLELVDEHRDLDAVRDQARMSALSLYRMLQKGYSFIMSVVQDEEAAERQRAKDAAAATAAAALAREQEETAAVPEKAKISSVSVPSTNVQVQVTQAAAMPTAAMAAAAAMGSPVFQGVFCRDMAVVGTLLSRGGFDRPIPVKCEAMSC